The DNA segment TTCGGCGGTGCCTGCATCAGCCAGGCCGGCGGCGCCGGGATCTGCGGATCTGGGCACGTTGCAGGCCGCACGGACGAGCAGCCGCTTATCACGGTCAGCAACAGCGCGCTGCAGAGCTTTGTTTTCAGTGAGTGCATCGTTCAGGGCCTCAGTGCGTTCGTGGTCGACCTGGTTGCGCGCGTCTAGCATTTCGCCGGTCAGGCGTGCGGCTTCGCGGGCGTTTTCCAGGTCCTGATTAGCGGTCGCTAGTTCGTCCCAGGCATCGCTCAGCTTTGCGCGTGTCGCGTTCAACTGGCTTTCCAGGTAGCAGTTGAAAGCCACCACGATGCCAACGAGCAGGAAGATCAGGATGTGGCGTAGGCTGATGGTCATTTCAGGCACAGCTCCATTTCTGCAATCCGGCGGTTATGCAGCCCAGGAACGAATTGTTTGGTGCCGTCTGCACGGGTCACATAGGCCCAGACCGGGCGACCGTCCGGTCCATAGGCCAGGGCACGGCAGCCGTCAGCGATCTTGCCGGCGTTGATCAGGCGCATGGCTCGACTCGCGCAGGTGCTGGGCACGCCGTTGTTGTGGCCGTGGCTGTACAGGGCGTCGAACGTGTTCTGGCTGATGGCCGGGTTCTTGATGCAGTCGGCCAGCATCAGTTGGCCTTTGGTGACCACCAGGCGCTCCACTTCGCCGCAGCGATCGTCGGACCAGTAGTCACCAACCACGACCGGATAAGGGCTGGTGTGCTTGGTGATGCCGGCGCACACGGTCGGCAGGCCACGAGCCAGGCGGTCGGCATACACGACGTTCTGGCCGGCGCCTTCCCAGCGCTCCAGGAATGCCATCAGGCCGCTGGTGCCCAGCACAAGGCCAAAGGTGCCGGCGATGAGCTTGGTGCGCAGGCTCATGGCTTGGGCTTCCAGTCGCGCAGCATCTGCCGGTACTTGGGAGCCAGCAGGACGATCTGCAGCACCATGTAGAGAGCGGTCAGCATGTAGGCGACCGCTGACCAGTCGACGGCGCCTGTCGCACCGGTGGCGGCCACACCGATGGCTGGCGAAGCCTTGGCCAGAGCGATGGCAGTGTCTTGAGCGGCCTGATTCGCACTCATTAGCGGCGTCCTTTCTCGGTAAGGGTCTGGCAAGGTACGCAACGGGTGATCCCGCCCAGGGCGCGGCGCGCCTCGGGGATCTCGCGGTCGCAGTCCTGGCAATGGGTGAGGCTCGGGCCAGATGGCCGTGGACCGGCCAGCGCGGCGGCGATCGCCGTATCACGCTGCCGCTGTTCCAGGGCCTGTGCCCGGTCGAACGGACAAACCATCAGGTCAGACCCTCGATCTCGGTGCTGTCGAGGTAAGGCACACCGTTGATCTTGATGAAGTCCGGACTGGTGACATCGAACGGTATCTTGTGGGTGGTCTTGGAGCCGCCGTTCGGGTCCAGGCTCAAAAGGCTGGAAATTCGAACCAGGCAACCAAATGCCTCGATGCGCAGCTCCTTGGTACCGGCCTTGGCAAAGAACACGATGTCAAAAGGCTCCAAGGCTCGAAAGCTGCCGGCGGACCGTGCCTGCTCAACCAGCAAGTCGAAGTTGTTGCTGTCCAGCTCAAGTTCGCCTGCAGCCGCTACGTCGCCTTTGACGCGGCCGTTGGGTACGCCCTTGTTTTTGGCCACGCCACTGTTATCAGTGATGTCCAGGGAAGCGGCGTCGACGTGCATCAGGGAGTCCCCCACGTTCACGTCGAAGTTCATGCCGCCAATGCGTGCAGTCATGGGGGTTTTACTCCTGGTTCGGGGTCGAAAGGTCGAGCGCGATGTTGGCGGTCAGTGCTTTCGGGCAGTTGAGGGGACGCAGCTTCATGAACGCCTCGACTTCGGTTTTGCTCTTCCAGGTCAATACGATGTCGCCATCAACTGGCGGCTCGATCTCGCCCGGGAACACCTGGCCGGCAAAGGTCGTGGACTTGGCCATCGCGCGCAGCGGGGCCATCAGGGCGCTGGTGTTGACGGCCATTGAGTTGGCCGAACTGTTCAAACGGCGGTCACCGACGCGGCGGATCAGCAGCGGCCGCACGGCGCGGGCGGCTTTGTCGACAATGCGTAGGTACTCGATGACCTTGAAGTCACTGTCCTCGGCATCGAGCATGTTGCCGTCACCCCAGAAGGTGCCTACGTAGTCGGGGTAGGTCTGCGGTACCGACAGGCGCGCCCGGTCCAGCTCGCCCAGGGTGGCCATGTCCAGAGGCACGCCCTCGGAGTCGACAGGCACGGTCCCAAGGCCCAGCACGGCGCCGGTGGCCACGCGCATCGGCGTGTCTGCCACACTGACCGAGGCGTTCGCCAGTCGACCGGCCAGCACACCGACGTTGCTGCCGTGCAGTTGCGGTACCAGCATCACCCGGGGCGCCGATACGCCGTTGAGCAGTGCCCTCTGCGCGACCAGGTACTGCGCCCAGGTCTGGTTGGCCGCATCGATGCCCACAACGGTGGCCATCACAAACAGGCGGCGGCCGCTGCTGTTCTGCAGTGCGATCGCGGCGTTGTGCATCGCGGTCAGCTCAGCAGCCGTGGTCACCGACTTGGTGATCACCACGGCTTCGACCGAGTAGTTGCGCATGGCCTGGTCCAGGGCCTCCTGCCAGTCACCGTCGGCCGCCAACGGCGCCGCCAGGCAGGCCCAGTTTTCGCCGCCGTTGAGCTGCGCAGCGGTGACTTGGGTTTTCAGGTCGCTGGGCGGCAGGCCCAGGGTGACGCCCAGGTCGGTCTGGGCGTTGATCGGGATGATCTGGCCCTGGCTTTTCGCGCCTGGGCCGATGAACAGGAAATAGCGTTCAACCGCTGTCACGGCACCCTGGCCCTGGTTCAGGTTGTTGACGCTGGTTTTTCCGAGTGCCATTCAGTGCCTCGTCTTATCGGGGTGCATTAAGGATTTGCTGGAGAACCTGGTTCACCAGTTGGGCCGTTTCGGTTTGCGTGTCAGGCCCGATGAACTGGCGCTTGGGCAGGGTGATTTCCCAGTTCTGCTTGCCGGCGGCCGCTGCCGTAGTCCGTTCGGTGTCAAGCATCCGGATCAGGAGGCCGGCCCGGGCATAGTTGACGTGCTGCTGGATCCAGGCCACGGACGGGCGGGTCAGGGACTTCTTGCCTTCCTGGCGGGTTTTGAAGCCCAGACGGCGCAGGCGCTTGGCCTGCTTTTCAGTCGCCGCCACGCCTTCGGGCACCCGGTTCCACTTGCGCATCTGAGCCGCCGTGCGACGCTCGGAAATGCCGTAGTGCTGCTGGGTGGCCACCCACCGGGTGAGCGCGTTTCGCCATCCCAGCTCGGCCTCTGTCGGACTCAAGCGGGTGACATCGAGCAGCTTGGCCAGGCCGGCTTCCATCTTCTTCTTGCCCTTGCCTTTGCGCGGGGCAAATGGGGTGCCGTCCGTGTTCTGCTGGTTGCGTACGCGCTGGCGGCTCATGCTGCGCACGCGCTTGGTGACGTTGTTGAGCAGGCGCTTGCGCAGTTGCGGCTTCAGCTCCATGAGCGCGACCAGGCCTTCAGCCTCCAATAGCCCGCGAACGTCCATTTCGAAGGTGCTACGCGCCATGACCGGTCACCTCGCCTTTTTCGGCCACCCACAGTTCGAACGGTACGAACGACCAGGTGCGGTCGAAGGCCTCGATCTCGCCGGCAGGATCCTCTGCCAGGTACTGGGCCTCGACGAACTCCAGCTTGATGTCCACATCGGCCAGGTCGTTGTCGAGCATGGTCACGTCGAACACCACGTTCGGCAGGCCGTCGCGGTCTTCGTCGTGGTTCTCCAGCCAACTGCCGACCAGGGCGAACAGGCGCGCCGGGTGATCAGCGAAACGCTCGATCACGATCGTGGCCTGGTACTTCATGTCACCCATGTGCATGCCCTGGACGTCGGGCTTCCAGATCAGTTCGACCTGAACCTGGTCGGTCCAGCTATCGAGCTGTTCGGACTCAACCAGGCGCCGATCGAACAGGAACTGAGTCAATGCGCGTAGCTTGATCACAGGAGTACCGCCGTGATCCGGCTGCGTCCCTGCAGGGAGCGAATCGCCGCCTGGCTGAATGCCAGGAACGTTTCACGGGTTTCGGGGGCTTCCTTGCCCACGTTTTCCGCCTCAATGCGACGGTTGACACTCGCGAACTGGGGCAACAGCTCGGCCTTGGCCCGTGTGTAGACGGCGCGCCGATAGGTCGCCGCTTGAAAGGTGCGCTCTGGCAGGACGGTGCTGTCTGCCGATTCAAGGTTTGACACTCCACTGCCTTGCCAGCGCGCTTTGAGAGCGGCCAAGTCACGATTGACTTCGTGCATGGCCGTTATCAGTTGGTCGACCAGCATGGGAGCCAGGTATTCACCAGGCAGGCGGTATTTCCCCTGGAACTCTGCCAGCGAGAGGTCCGGCCAAAAGCCGTCGTTCTCAATCGCTTGGTCAACGATCCTGGTCGGGTTACCGCCAAATCCGCTCATGCTGGACACTCAAATAGGGCAGGTTGCGGCTTCGGGATTAGCCTTGGTCACAAGTGACGGGCCTCTCCGTGGCAGCTCCCTGCGGGGTGGGAAGATGGTTAGCTGGCGTCAGTGCCGGCCTGTTTCTTCAGCGCCTTTCGGCAGTTTTCCAGCCGGGTGCCGACGCCGATCTGCGGATACAGCTCGGTCGCTCGCTCGAAGTGGTAGATCGCACGCAGCCATTCCTTGGCTTCCATGGCACGGATGCCCAGCAGCTTGTGGTACTTGGCCGGAATCGCCTCGGTCAGGTCCCATTCGCCATCCACGCGGTCCAGCAACTGCGACAGGTACGGCTCGGGGCTGCGCTTCGCCTCATGCTCGGCGTAGGCCCACTCAATGACGGAATCTGCGACGAATGTCGGGATGTCACGCTTGAACCGCTCAGGCATCACCTGGCCCTGGCTCATTGCGAAGTCCGCCAGTTCCAGACCGTCTTCAAACTGCGCGGTGTCGAACAGCCAGACCATGACTTGCACCAAGACCCGATTCGGGATGTTCAGGCCCGACTCGCAATAGCTCTGGATGTAGGGCTGATACTTAGGCAGCAGCTCGTTGCGCTTGAGGTCCTGGCGCCCGGCCAAACCCTTGATCGCGCTGAGGCGTTCAAGGTCCTGGTCCAGTGCTACTTCCTGCAGCATCAGGTGTTTACGGGCATTGGCCGGGCTGCTGAGCGCTTCAGGCGGCGAGTACGGCAAGGCAGCGGCGGCGAACGCCTGGGCGCCTGCCGTCTCCTGCAGAGCCAGCATGCGGCGCTGATACTCCAGCGCACGACTCACGGCAGCAGCTCCACCGAGGCCGATTCCAGCGCTGCAAACTTGCGCAGTTGCTCGATGACGTAGCCTTCGTTGCGCCCGTTGAAGTCCTCGACCTGGCTGCGGCGCGGGTTGTCCTGCAGGTGGCGGCGCCAACTGGTGTCCTGGAAGTAAATCGACAGGTTGGCCCAGGAGGTGACCACGATGCCTTTGACCGGGAAGAACGGCACGGTGAAGGACGGCAAGCCGCCGTAGGTGGCGATCACCTGCGCTTCTTCGATGCGCTCCTTCTCGGTCGGGGTTTGGCCCTGGGCGGCGTACAGCTTGCCCTTGTCGCTGGCCATCAGGTCGGAACCGATGATGGCCACCAGGTCGCCTTCGTCGCGGAACACCGGATCGATCAACTGCTTGATGTCATGCACCACGGCATCAAGGTTCGCGTAGTCGCCGCCCTTGCCGATCGCAATCTTCTCTGCGCCGGTGGTGTGCATGACCTGAGCCAGTGCCTGCTCGCGGGCGAGCTGCAGCCAGCCCTTGTTCACGTCCTGCAGCAGCTTGTTGGTGGCCAGATCGGTTTGAGCCGCCGCACTGACACCGTTCCAACCGATCATCATGCGATCCAGCGCAATGCGGCGCTGCACGGCTGCCAGATAACGGTCCTTGAAGTCGGGAAACTTCGACCAGCTATCAATGGTGGCGAACTTGAGGGCCACATCGGTTTCTGTGTGGAACAGCTCGTACTGGTTGTTGGCCAGGTCGAGCAGGCTGCGCGGTTCGCGGTCGCGCTGACTGGTGTCGGTGCGGCTGGTGGCCGGCCCATTCAAGCCCAGCAACACCTTATCGCCCTTGATTTCACCAACAGGCACCACGTTGATGCGGGTCAGGAAGTCGGCCCGCTCGGTGATCTGCTCGTTCAGCTCTTGGGCGTGGGTCGGCTCCACGGCGAAGGTTCGGGTGGCATCGGCGACGTTGTAGGCTTCGCCCAGTTCTTCCTGCAGTTCCAGATACTGCGACGCAGCGCGTGCGCTCAAGGACCCCATTAGCGCAGCCCCTTGCCGCGTACCTTGCCGGCCGCGCCGGTGGTACGCGGGAGCTGGCGGGACTGCTTGGTGTTCATGAGCTTGGTCATGTTTTCGTTCAGTTCGCCAATGATCGCGCTGAGCTCCTTGACCTCGGCTTTGGAGTCTTTGCCTTTGCCCTTGCGGCTGAATTGGCCTTCTTCCTCGGCCTGGTCGACCACATCCTGTACAGCGGTGCCCACGGCATCGACCTGCTCCTGGACTTCTTCGGTGTCCAGTCCTTCGAACAGTGGTGCCAGAATCGCCTGGTAGCCGGCCATCACGATTACGTGCTGGTCGTTCAGCGCCTTCAGCGCCTTGAGGGTTGCTTCATCTACTTCCATTGCTTGGATCTCGTCGGGTGATGGGGTAGGAGCGCTGCTCCCGGTGTCGCTGAAGCTCTTGAACAAGCTGGCCAGCGCCGTGAACACACCGCGCACCTGGTGCTCATGGCTGTTCTCGCGCAGGTCGCCCAGCGGCAGGGATTTGGTGAAGAACGCCCCCTTGCGCTTGGAAGCGCCACCGCGCTTGAAGTACAAAGGCTGGGTGCCCAGGCTGGCCGGTGAGTCGGTCACGGCCAGGCCGGTGAGGTAGTTGCGCCCGGAGTTGGCGAAGTTCGGGGTGATCTCCACAGACGTGAAGATCTTTTCGCCCTGGTCATTGAGGTACAGCAGCTTGTCGTTCGGTTTGAGCTGGGCTTCCAAAGCCACCTGGCCAGGCTCCAGCTCCGGGTCGTCCTCGACCAAGCGCACGGCGAACACCTCGCCATACGAACCAGGCTCGCGCTCATGCTCATTCCAGATCACAGCGGTGTAGCGGGAAAGCTTGTAGGTGTCTGCGCAGTCGCGCAGCTCCTGAACGGTGATTTCCCGGTTGTCAGCGGTGGGGCCGCTGACGGCTACACGTTTCCAAAATGAGACAAGTGATCGGGGCATGGTGGGTGTTGCACTCGGTGGCCATGGGTCAGAGGCCCCCACCATATGGATCTGAAAACGGCCCAACAAACGCTTTAAATCCGCGTTTCTCCTAGATTCGATTTATAGGAGAAACAAGGAATTTTTCCGGGCGTTTTCCGGTTTTTCGCCGCATAGACTGCGGCCCATGCAATATTCAATCGAAGTTCGAGAAGCCGCTAAACGCATGTACCTCCGTCGCTACAAGGCGAAGGAAATACAGGCGCAACTGGGCTTGCCTCACATCCGCATCGTCTATCACTGGATCCAGCAGGGTAAGTGGGATGACATGCTGTCGGATGAGGAACCGCTGAACGCCTGCCGGCGACGTATTACGTTGCTCCTGGAAAAGACCGAGGCGCTGACCAAGGCTGAACTGGACGAGCTGGACCGGCTCACGGCGCTCAATGAGCGGTTGGCCAAGCTCGCCAACAAGCCTGCGCCGGCGACTGCCGCAGGTGATGTCCAGGATGGTGATGACTCGCGGCGCGAAGCACCGAGGAAAGGCCGTGGCGATCGCGGCGACCGGGGCAACAAGAAGCGCGAGAAGAAGGCCAAGAACGATGTCAGCGGCCTGACTGAAGTGGACTTCCTTGAGAAGTTCATCAGCACGATGTACCCCTATCAACAGGAGCTGTTCGCCGCCAAGCAGAACCCGCTGACAGCCCGGATCCGCAATATCCTCAAGAGCCGGCAGATCGGCCTGACGTATTACTTCGCCGGCGAAGCGCTGATGGATGCTGTGTTGACCGGCGACAATCAGATATTTCTGTCTGCCAGCCGGGCACAGTCCGAGGTGTTCCGCAGCTACATCATCGCGTTCGCCAGCAAGTGGTTCGACATCGAGCTGACCGGCAACCCGATCGTGCTGAGCAAAGACGGCAAGCCCTGGGCAGAGCTGCGCTTCCTCAGTACCAACAGTGGTACCGCGCAGAGCTACCATGGCCACGTCTATATCGACGAATACTTCTGGATCCGCGACTTTGAAAAGCTGAACAACGTCGCGTCAGCCATGGCCACTCACAAAAAGTGGCGCAAGACCTACTTTTCAACGCCCAGCGCTGTGTCCCACCAGGCATACCCGTTCTGGACAGGCGAAGCTTTCCGCAACAGCAAGCGCGGCAAAAAGACTGCAGGCGACTGGCCGGGCGAGGCGGCCTACACCCAGGGCGCACTGTGCCCCGACGGCCAGTGGCGCAAGACGATCACGATCCTGGACGCTGTGGCCGGTGGCGGCGGTGCGATGTTCGATGTCGAGCGGCTGGAGCTGGAGTACGACGAAGACAAGTTCCAGCAGTTGTTCATGTGCCAGTTCATCGACAGTTCGCAGAGCGCGTTCGCGCTCAAGGATCTGGAGCGCTGCTATTCGGATCTGGAGCTGTGGGACGACTACAAGCCCGATTCAGACCGACCGTTCGGCAATAGCCCGGTCTGGCTGGGCTACGACCCGAGCCGTACCAGGGACGATGCGACCTGTGTCGTGGTTGCGCCGCCGCTGGAGCCTGGCGCCAAGTTCAGGATCCTGGAAAAGCACAGTTGGAGGGGAACGTCGTTCACCCACCAGGCCGCCCAGGTCAAGAAGCTCACAGAGCGTTTCAACGTCCAGCACATCGGTATCGATATTACCGGTGTGGGCTATGGCGTTTTCGACCTGGTGCGCGACTTCTATGCCAAGGCCACGCCGATTCACTACAGCCTGGAGGCCAAGAACACGCTGGTCCTGAAGGCCCAGGACACGATCCAGGGTAGCCGGATCGAGTGGGACGCCGGCTGGACCGATATCGCGCAGGCCTTTCTGACCATCAAGCGCGGCACCACCAATGGCGGCCAGATCACGTACAGCGCGTCGCGTACCGATGCCACCGGCCACGCCGATATTGCCTGGGCAATCATGCATGCCCTGGCCCACGAACCCCTCAACACCAACAAGCGGCGCCGTAGCCGCTATCTCATGAGCGGAAGCAATGCCCAAGCCTCGACGCACCAGACAACACAAGGATCAGCGACCTCAACAACAGGGCACGCGGGTGTTCACATTCGGCGAGCCGGAGCAGGTACTGACAGGCAATATCGGGGAGTACCTGGGCGTGTTTCCGTCCGACGACGGTCGCCTGTACAAGCCGCCAGTATCCCGGGCGGGCCTGGCCAAGCTGTTGCGCGCAAACGCGCACCACGGCGCAATCCCCAAATTCAAGCGC comes from the Pseudomonas sp. StFLB209 genome and includes:
- a CDS encoding lysis system i-spanin subunit Rz; the encoded protein is MTISLRHILIFLLVGIVVAFNCYLESQLNATRAKLSDAWDELATANQDLENAREAARLTGEMLDARNQVDHERTEALNDALTENKALQRAVADRDKRLLVRAACNVPRSADPGAAGLADAGTAELAADARSDYFTLRDQLALANEMILGLQDYILRVVFHAPAQP
- a CDS encoding lysozyme produces the protein MSLRTKLIAGTFGLVLGTSGLMAFLERWEGAGQNVVYADRLARGLPTVCAGITKHTSPYPVVVGDYWSDDRCGEVERLVVTKGQLMLADCIKNPAISQNTFDALYSHGHNNGVPSTCASRAMRLINAGKIADGCRALAYGPDGRPVWAYVTRADGTKQFVPGLHNRRIAEMELCLK
- a CDS encoding TraR/DksA family transcriptional regulator, whose amino-acid sequence is MVCPFDRAQALEQRQRDTAIAAALAGPRPSGPSLTHCQDCDREIPEARRALGGITRCVPCQTLTEKGRR
- a CDS encoding phage protein, producing the protein MTARIGGMNFDVNVGDSLMHVDAASLDITDNSGVAKNKGVPNGRVKGDVAAAGELELDSNNFDLLVEQARSAGSFRALEPFDIVFFAKAGTKELRIEAFGCLVRISSLLSLDPNGGSKTTHKIPFDVTSPDFIKINGVPYLDSTEIEGLT
- a CDS encoding DUF2586 domain-containing protein, encoding MALGKTSVNNLNQGQGAVTAVERYFLFIGPGAKSQGQIIPINAQTDLGVTLGLPPSDLKTQVTAAQLNGGENWACLAAPLAADGDWQEALDQAMRNYSVEAVVITKSVTTAAELTAMHNAAIALQNSSGRRLFVMATVVGIDAANQTWAQYLVAQRALLNGVSAPRVMLVPQLHGSNVGVLAGRLANASVSVADTPMRVATGAVLGLGTVPVDSEGVPLDMATLGELDRARLSVPQTYPDYVGTFWGDGNMLDAEDSDFKVIEYLRIVDKAARAVRPLLIRRVGDRRLNSSANSMAVNTSALMAPLRAMAKSTTFAGQVFPGEIEPPVDGDIVLTWKSKTEVEAFMKLRPLNCPKALTANIALDLSTPNQE
- a CDS encoding phage virion morphogenesis protein, with translation MARSTFEMDVRGLLEAEGLVALMELKPQLRKRLLNNVTKRVRSMSRQRVRNQQNTDGTPFAPRKGKGKKKMEAGLAKLLDVTRLSPTEAELGWRNALTRWVATQQHYGISERRTAAQMRKWNRVPEGVAATEKQAKRLRRLGFKTRQEGKKSLTRPSVAWIQQHVNYARAGLLIRMLDTERTTAAAAGKQNWEITLPKRQFIGPDTQTETAQLVNQVLQQILNAPR
- a CDS encoding phage tail protein, coding for MIKLRALTQFLFDRRLVESEQLDSWTDQVQVELIWKPDVQGMHMGDMKYQATIVIERFADHPARLFALVGSWLENHDEDRDGLPNVVFDVTMLDNDLADVDIKLEFVEAQYLAEDPAGEIEAFDRTWSFVPFELWVAEKGEVTGHGA
- a CDS encoding head completion/stabilization protein codes for the protein MSGFGGNPTRIVDQAIENDGFWPDLSLAEFQGKYRLPGEYLAPMLVDQLITAMHEVNRDLAALKARWQGSGVSNLESADSTVLPERTFQAATYRRAVYTRAKAELLPQFASVNRRIEAENVGKEAPETRETFLAFSQAAIRSLQGRSRITAVLL
- the gpM gene encoding phage terminase small subunit; amino-acid sequence: MSRALEYQRRMLALQETAGAQAFAAAALPYSPPEALSSPANARKHLMLQEVALDQDLERLSAIKGLAGRQDLKRNELLPKYQPYIQSYCESGLNIPNRVLVQVMVWLFDTAQFEDGLELADFAMSQGQVMPERFKRDIPTFVADSVIEWAYAEHEAKRSPEPYLSQLLDRVDGEWDLTEAIPAKYHKLLGIRAMEAKEWLRAIYHFERATELYPQIGVGTRLENCRKALKKQAGTDAS
- a CDS encoding phage major capsid protein, P2 family — translated: MGSLSARAASQYLELQEELGEAYNVADATRTFAVEPTHAQELNEQITERADFLTRINVVPVGEIKGDKVLLGLNGPATSRTDTSQRDREPRSLLDLANNQYELFHTETDVALKFATIDSWSKFPDFKDRYLAAVQRRIALDRMMIGWNGVSAAAQTDLATNKLLQDVNKGWLQLAREQALAQVMHTTGAEKIAIGKGGDYANLDAVVHDIKQLIDPVFRDEGDLVAIIGSDLMASDKGKLYAAQGQTPTEKERIEEAQVIATYGGLPSFTVPFFPVKGIVVTSWANLSIYFQDTSWRRHLQDNPRRSQVEDFNGRNEGYVIEQLRKFAALESASVELLP
- a CDS encoding GPO family capsid scaffolding protein, translating into MPRSLVSFWKRVAVSGPTADNREITVQELRDCADTYKLSRYTAVIWNEHEREPGSYGEVFAVRLVEDDPELEPGQVALEAQLKPNDKLLYLNDQGEKIFTSVEITPNFANSGRNYLTGLAVTDSPASLGTQPLYFKRGGASKRKGAFFTKSLPLGDLRENSHEHQVRGVFTALASLFKSFSDTGSSAPTPSPDEIQAMEVDEATLKALKALNDQHVIVMAGYQAILAPLFEGLDTEEVQEQVDAVGTAVQDVVDQAEEEGQFSRKGKGKDSKAEVKELSAIIGELNENMTKLMNTKQSRQLPRTTGAAGKVRGKGLR
- a CDS encoding terminase large subunit domain-containing protein, encoding MQYSIEVREAAKRMYLRRYKAKEIQAQLGLPHIRIVYHWIQQGKWDDMLSDEEPLNACRRRITLLLEKTEALTKAELDELDRLTALNERLAKLANKPAPATAAGDVQDGDDSRREAPRKGRGDRGDRGNKKREKKAKNDVSGLTEVDFLEKFISTMYPYQQELFAAKQNPLTARIRNILKSRQIGLTYYFAGEALMDAVLTGDNQIFLSASRAQSEVFRSYIIAFASKWFDIELTGNPIVLSKDGKPWAELRFLSTNSGTAQSYHGHVYIDEYFWIRDFEKLNNVASAMATHKKWRKTYFSTPSAVSHQAYPFWTGEAFRNSKRGKKTAGDWPGEAAYTQGALCPDGQWRKTITILDAVAGGGGAMFDVERLELEYDEDKFQQLFMCQFIDSSQSAFALKDLERCYSDLELWDDYKPDSDRPFGNSPVWLGYDPSRTRDDATCVVVAPPLEPGAKFRILEKHSWRGTSFTHQAAQVKKLTERFNVQHIGIDITGVGYGVFDLVRDFYAKATPIHYSLEAKNTLVLKAQDTIQGSRIEWDAGWTDIAQAFLTIKRGTTNGGQITYSASRTDATGHADIAWAIMHALAHEPLNTNKRRRSRYLMSGSNAQASTHQTTQGSATSTTGHAGVHIRRAGAGTDRQYRGVPGRVSVRRRSPVQAASIPGGPGQAVARKRAPRRNPQIQAQPVAA